The following proteins are co-located in the Larus michahellis chromosome 9, bLarMic1.1, whole genome shotgun sequence genome:
- the COX5A gene encoding cytochrome c oxidase subunit 5A, mitochondrial → MVPNSEGTKPAPGSCPVKEATCRQPSSRDKTLKHLRYRPFMRRGGHHLHATFPALATKWRLAPPQNGVQPRPAAEALSPAPRGCPAVCPRRSCPFPPSPSAARCPELSSPPPPPPPAPVLPFPPAAMLAATAALLRRCAVSGLRAAAVRRPAAVLPARCYSHGSQESDEEFDARWVTYFNKPDIDAWELRKGINTLVGYDLVPEPKIIDAALRACRRLNDFASAVRILEVVKDKAGPHKEIYPYVIQELRPTLSELGISTPEELGLDKA, encoded by the exons ATGGTGCCAAACAGCGAGGGCACAAAGCCCGCACCGGGGTCATGCCCGGTTAAGGAGGCCACTTGCAGACAACCGAGCAGCCGCGATAAAACCCTAAAGCACCTCCGCTACCGGCCTTTTATGCGGCGGGGAGGCCACCACCTGCACGCCACCTTCCCCGCCCTCGCCACAAAATGGCGGCTGGCTCCGCCCCAAAATGGCGTCCAGCCCCGCCCGGCGGCCGAGGCGCTAagcccggccccccgcggctGTCCCGCTGTCTGTCCCCGCCGCAgctgtcccttccctccctccccatccgcCGCCCGGTGCCCGGAGCTGagcagcccgccccccccccccccccccgccccggtgctgccattcccccccgccgccatgcTGGCCGCCACCGCCGCGCTCCTCCGCCGCTGCGCCGTCTCCggcctccgcgccgccgccgtccGTCGCCCCGCAG CTGTACTGCCTGCCCGCTGCTACTCTCATGGGTCACAAGAATCAGATGAAGAATTTGATGCTCGCTGGGTGACATATTTCAACAAGCCAGATATTGATGCCTGGGAGCTCAGGAAAG GCATAAACACGCTTGTGGGTTATGACCTGGTTCCGGAACCAAAAATCATCGATGCAGCTCTGAGGGCATGCCGACGGTTAAATGACTTTGCCAGTGCCGTCCGCATCTTAGAAGTTGTAAAG gACAAGGCAGGACCTCACAAGGAAATCTACCCTTACGTTATCCAGGAGCTTAGACCAACTTTGAGTGAACTGGGAATCTCCACTCCAGAGGAACTGGGCCTGGATAAAGCATAA